A single window of Streptomyces aquilus DNA harbors:
- a CDS encoding HNH endonuclease family protein, with the protein MRLARTAAPAIALTLLLVPAFTHTAVAAPPRAKAPGDTVTLPVRDALEALPVRAEDTSDYSREAFRHWIDADRDGCNTRAEVLKAEAVVAPQQGARCTLSGGEWYSEYDNLYVEGPRGLDIDHRVPLGEAWESGAFAWSAAEREAYANDLGDDRALIAVTGSSNRAKGKKDPAEWQPPYAGNSCAYNTAWVAVKTRWGQTVDAVEKAALTEQLSHCPNVPVTVTLAR; encoded by the coding sequence GTGCGCCTCGCCCGCACCGCCGCCCCGGCCATTGCCCTGACTCTCCTGCTGGTTCCCGCCTTCACCCACACCGCAGTCGCCGCCCCACCGCGGGCGAAAGCGCCCGGCGACACCGTCACCCTGCCGGTCCGTGACGCCCTGGAAGCACTGCCCGTGAGGGCCGAAGACACCAGCGACTACAGCCGTGAGGCGTTCAGGCACTGGATCGACGCGGACCGCGACGGCTGCAACACCCGAGCCGAGGTCCTCAAGGCCGAGGCCGTCGTCGCTCCGCAGCAGGGTGCGCGCTGCACGCTGAGCGGCGGTGAGTGGTACAGCGAGTACGACAACCTCTACGTGGAAGGTCCGCGCGGTCTCGACATCGACCATCGGGTGCCGCTCGGGGAAGCATGGGAGAGCGGCGCCTTCGCCTGGAGCGCCGCCGAACGCGAGGCGTACGCCAACGATCTGGGCGACGACCGCGCACTGATCGCGGTAACCGGCAGTTCGAACCGGGCCAAAGGCAAGAAGGACCCCGCCGAATGGCAGCCGCCCTACGCGGGCAACTCCTGCGCATACAACACCGCCTGGGTCGCGGTGAAGACCCGCTGGGGCCAGACGGTAGACGCGGTGGAGAAGGCCGCGCTCACCGAGCAGCTCAGCCACTGCCCGAACGTCCCGGTCACCGTCACCCTGGCCAGGTAG
- a CDS encoding GntR family transcriptional regulator codes for MTTADNVVADNDVQAVRRWVRLSCTEPGTHLPALAEIARDLRLPADVVRCALEQLASEGMVTLYEGYRLYSVGTATPTERAYRMLRTAIHFSYEPGERFMTRFDIGQRFDIGTKEAAAAVRQLTAEGLLTGPRGQYVNAFSPQQQRRRVKQLRERASQLRREALELMRTAREIEQELPAGGDAQET; via the coding sequence ATGACGACGGCGGACAACGTGGTGGCGGACAACGACGTCCAGGCGGTGCGCCGCTGGGTGCGGCTCTCGTGCACCGAGCCGGGCACCCATCTGCCCGCGCTGGCTGAGATCGCCCGGGACCTCCGGCTGCCGGCGGATGTGGTCCGCTGCGCGCTGGAGCAGCTCGCCTCCGAAGGGATGGTGACCCTGTACGAGGGCTACCGGCTCTACAGCGTGGGCACCGCGACACCAACCGAGCGCGCCTACCGGATGCTGCGCACCGCGATCCACTTCAGCTACGAGCCCGGCGAACGGTTCATGACCCGTTTCGACATCGGCCAGCGCTTCGACATCGGCACCAAGGAGGCGGCGGCAGCCGTGCGTCAGCTGACCGCCGAAGGGCTGCTCACCGGACCGCGCGGGCAGTACGTCAACGCCTTCAGCCCCCAGCAGCAGCGCCGACGCGTGAAGCAGCTGCGCGAACGCGCCAGCCAGCTGCGCCGCGAGGCCCTCGAACTGATGAGGACGGCCCGCGAGATCGAGCAGGAGCTTCCCGCCGGCGGCGACGCCCAGGAGACATAG
- a CDS encoding helix-turn-helix domain-containing protein, whose protein sequence is MLSIGVTEPRCRHCGTPMPPPTAKRGRPADYCGRPCRQAAYRERQRQRGTTEPAETTPNTLPDPTPEQLQLTELAHDTQEEMRHLVRLLSNSQHASAAEILEYSVRVQRRMEAVTAGVVLMARRRRIPWEALGQILSISPETARHNYHEQHVQRRLDQYAPGHATTPPPDPEPAAPDDDGEPAPVQPPARPALRAANQLAPILSKLQVASGIPLRQLGLRTQVSASYLSRVLSGEKFPTWDLTAKLARVLGADSDVVRRVWLAERDRNGTRTRQPRPQPPSPGPELGSSLPAALRTLHQRAASPTPYSLAAATGHLVTADDIRKILHGEMHGTWDQVEALIRALDGEPSFFRPHWKEAQQATPTPPSRPAETTAHRLDKLLSTFGGTFHDTRTLETSRTIAARRRALRQRLTHAARLST, encoded by the coding sequence ATGCTTTCCATCGGCGTTACCGAGCCGCGGTGCCGGCACTGCGGCACCCCGATGCCACCGCCCACCGCCAAGCGCGGCAGGCCAGCCGACTACTGCGGCCGCCCCTGCCGGCAGGCCGCCTACCGTGAGCGCCAGCGCCAGCGCGGAACCACCGAGCCCGCGGAGACCACCCCCAACACCCTGCCGGACCCGACCCCCGAGCAACTCCAGCTCACCGAGCTCGCCCACGACACACAGGAAGAAATGCGCCACCTGGTGCGACTGCTGTCGAACAGCCAGCACGCATCGGCCGCCGAAATCCTGGAGTACTCGGTCCGGGTCCAGCGCCGCATGGAGGCCGTCACCGCGGGCGTCGTGCTCATGGCCCGGCGCCGGCGCATCCCGTGGGAGGCCCTCGGACAGATCCTGAGCATCAGCCCGGAAACCGCCCGGCACAACTACCACGAGCAGCACGTCCAGCGCCGCCTGGACCAGTACGCCCCCGGACACGCGACCACCCCGCCGCCGGACCCCGAACCGGCGGCCCCGGACGACGACGGCGAGCCCGCCCCCGTGCAGCCGCCGGCCCGCCCGGCCCTGCGGGCCGCCAACCAGCTCGCCCCCATCCTGTCCAAGCTCCAAGTCGCCAGCGGCATCCCGCTGCGCCAGCTCGGACTGCGCACCCAGGTCTCCGCCAGCTACCTCTCCCGCGTGCTGAGCGGCGAGAAGTTCCCCACCTGGGACCTCACCGCGAAGCTCGCCCGCGTCCTGGGCGCCGACTCCGACGTCGTACGCAGGGTGTGGCTGGCCGAACGCGACCGCAACGGCACCCGCACCCGCCAGCCACGCCCTCAACCCCCTTCTCCCGGGCCCGAGTTGGGGTCCTCCCTCCCGGCCGCCCTGCGCACCCTGCACCAGCGCGCCGCCAGCCCCACCCCCTACAGCCTCGCCGCCGCCACCGGACACCTCGTCACCGCCGACGACATCCGAAAGATCCTCCACGGCGAGATGCACGGAACCTGGGACCAGGTCGAAGCCCTCATCCGCGCCCTGGACGGCGAACCGAGCTTCTTCCGGCCGCACTGGAAGGAAGCCCAGCAAGCCACACCGACTCCGCCGTCCCGGCCCGCAGAAACCACCGCCCACCGTCTCGACAAGCTCCTGAGCACCTTCGGCGGCACCTTCCACGACACCCGCACCCTGGAAACCTCACGCACCATCGCCGCCCGGCGCCGCGCCCTGCGCCAACGGCTCACCCACGCAGCCCGCCTCAGCACCTGA
- a CDS encoding YcxB family protein, whose product MVMDMGRGAVQDAVELAYEPTSADFRSAVRARFRVGRLGRRRLLAAAMIVVGIALSIPSGMSGQAPLGVLYWCAVLVVVSPRLQARRFTVVAELDGACRTAVTDDGVTIRTAHTSLSLEWAARPLYRETREVFVLFGDDEDASGMVVLPKHGLRDAADVARLREILDRNLTRV is encoded by the coding sequence ATGGTGATGGACATGGGGCGGGGCGCTGTACAGGACGCCGTTGAGCTGGCCTACGAGCCGACTTCGGCGGACTTCAGGTCGGCCGTGCGGGCACGTTTCCGGGTCGGCCGGCTGGGCCGGCGCAGGCTGTTGGCGGCGGCCATGATCGTCGTCGGTATCGCCCTGAGTATCCCGAGCGGGATGTCCGGCCAGGCCCCGCTGGGCGTGCTGTACTGGTGCGCGGTCCTGGTCGTCGTGTCGCCCCGGCTGCAGGCCCGCAGGTTCACGGTGGTCGCGGAGCTGGACGGTGCGTGCCGGACGGCGGTGACGGACGACGGGGTGACGATCCGTACCGCGCACACCTCGCTGAGCCTGGAGTGGGCGGCCAGGCCCCTGTACCGGGAGACGCGGGAGGTGTTCGTCCTGTTCGGTGACGACGAGGACGCGAGCGGCATGGTCGTGCTGCCGAAGCACGGCCTGCGGGACGCTGCCGACGTCGCCCGGTTGCGGGAGATCCTCGACCGCAACCTCACCCGCGTCTGA
- a CDS encoding MarR family transcriptional regulator, whose product MTDQAGQWHFLTNHARVLFAIARDPAARLRDIAVVCDITERTAQSILTDLEQAAYLRRERDGRRTRYILCLDGNLRHPAEAHVPVRELLDVFTSHDGRP is encoded by the coding sequence ATGACCGACCAGGCCGGGCAGTGGCACTTCCTCACCAACCACGCCCGGGTGCTGTTCGCCATCGCACGCGACCCCGCCGCCCGGCTCCGTGACATCGCCGTGGTCTGTGACATCACCGAACGCACTGCCCAGAGCATCCTCACCGACCTCGAACAGGCCGCCTACCTGCGCCGCGAGCGCGACGGACGGCGCACGCGCTACATTCTGTGCCTGGACGGCAACCTCCGCCATCCAGCAGAGGCACACGTGCCCGTGCGGGAACTGCTGGACGTCTTCACCTCTCACGACGGCCGACCCTGA
- a CDS encoding ATP-binding protein, translated as MDLAGHNEGPEPLVDRQIAVCAAFEASAEIAKARDMARDFLESVQAVHGLPVSERAMDMVQLLVSELVTNARKYAPGPCLLDLEISEGAVQISVWDSSTALPSIQAADPERIGQHGLEIAMAVAQTFCVHREPVGERITASVTLADDPGGDPAGHQPT; from the coding sequence ATGGACCTTGCTGGTCACAACGAGGGCCCAGAGCCGCTTGTCGACCGTCAGATCGCTGTCTGCGCCGCGTTCGAGGCCAGTGCCGAGATCGCCAAGGCCCGTGACATGGCCCGCGACTTCCTTGAATCCGTGCAAGCCGTGCACGGGCTGCCGGTGTCCGAGCGGGCGATGGACATGGTCCAACTGCTGGTGAGCGAGCTGGTCACCAACGCCCGCAAATACGCGCCCGGACCATGCCTGCTGGACCTGGAAATCAGCGAAGGCGCCGTACAGATCAGCGTGTGGGACAGCAGCACCGCGCTGCCGTCCATCCAGGCAGCCGACCCGGAACGCATCGGCCAGCATGGCCTGGAGATAGCCATGGCGGTCGCCCAGACCTTCTGTGTCCACCGCGAACCGGTGGGTGAACGGATCACTGCCTCCGTCACGCTCGCCGACGACCCCGGCGGCGATCCGGCTGGTCACCAGCCCACCTGA
- a CDS encoding helix-turn-helix domain-containing protein, which produces MNQPAPVPPTPRSAEHPDSAQSLGRRLRALRAQHTPKPLSLDALATKAGYTKGYLSKIETGEKPLTAEVARACDRALDSGGELTRLVQHGLELRADVCPYPGLTSFAPADADWFFGREQPTAALVDRLDQMLRQGGLTAVVAPSGAGKSSLLQAGLMPALARGALPAPGSCHWPVQVFTPGRHPLEALLGALEQTTGVSRQLARKALRHGDRVLGALLRSRHRFPHQPTSLPAPLFPDTEGETPRSRRPILIIDQFEELFTLCDQDEEREDFLAALHALAAPARHQHGDAGPAALIVLGIRADYYGHCLALPGLAAHMATGHLPLGPLSQDDLRAAITEPARRAGLELQPGLSEVILRDAGLHRAGGITDCSAEALPLLAHALRATWQQRTGTTLTVEGYGQTGGIHSAIEASAERAYASLPPDAAHAVPHVLLHLVHLGHDGQATRRRIALSPLTEHSPHPTAVRAVVDAFTRARLLTVDADEVTIAHEALAAAWPRLSQWINDDRDGLRIRQQLTDAAETWDTADRDPDLLYRGARLAIAADHAGQHPGTAGTLGADFLKASQALTDHEQRRERRHVRRLRLAVVALTVLLAVTVTAMVDAVDQRHRAQVSEAQAIKLEERNRQQTADLKARLQAAQYEAEIAADEAGISVHCAANGRCFTVGGGPAEGEEP; this is translated from the coding sequence TTGAACCAGCCCGCACCTGTTCCGCCGACCCCACGCAGCGCGGAACACCCCGATTCAGCCCAGTCGTTGGGCCGACGCCTGCGCGCACTGCGCGCGCAGCACACGCCGAAGCCCCTTTCCCTGGATGCCCTGGCCACAAAGGCCGGCTACACCAAGGGCTACCTCAGCAAGATCGAGACCGGGGAGAAGCCGCTCACCGCCGAAGTGGCCCGAGCCTGCGACCGCGCCCTGGACTCCGGGGGCGAGCTGACCCGTCTGGTCCAGCACGGCCTGGAACTACGGGCGGATGTGTGCCCCTACCCGGGCTTGACCAGCTTCGCGCCGGCCGACGCGGACTGGTTCTTCGGCCGTGAACAGCCCACTGCGGCACTGGTCGACCGGCTGGACCAGATGCTGCGGCAGGGCGGGCTGACCGCGGTCGTCGCACCCTCGGGAGCGGGCAAGTCCTCTCTTCTGCAGGCCGGCCTCATGCCGGCACTCGCGCGTGGCGCGCTGCCCGCGCCAGGGTCCTGCCACTGGCCCGTGCAGGTCTTCACCCCAGGCCGGCACCCGCTGGAGGCGCTGCTCGGTGCGCTCGAGCAGACGACGGGCGTGTCACGACAGCTGGCACGCAAGGCCCTGCGCCACGGCGACCGAGTCCTCGGCGCACTGCTGCGCAGCCGCCACCGCTTCCCCCACCAACCCACCTCCCTGCCCGCGCCGTTGTTCCCCGACACCGAGGGTGAAACGCCGCGCTCCCGCCGCCCGATCCTGATCATCGATCAGTTCGAGGAGCTCTTCACGCTGTGCGACCAGGACGAGGAGCGTGAGGACTTCCTGGCCGCACTGCACGCCCTGGCCGCACCCGCACGGCACCAACACGGCGACGCCGGCCCGGCGGCACTGATCGTCCTCGGTATCCGGGCCGACTACTACGGACACTGCCTAGCCCTCCCCGGCCTAGCCGCGCACATGGCAACCGGTCACCTGCCGCTCGGACCGCTGAGCCAGGACGACCTGCGCGCCGCCATCACCGAACCAGCCCGCCGCGCCGGCCTGGAACTTCAACCCGGCCTGAGCGAAGTCATCCTCCGGGACGCGGGCCTGCACCGGGCCGGCGGCATCACGGACTGCAGCGCCGAAGCCCTCCCCCTCCTCGCGCACGCCCTGCGGGCCACCTGGCAGCAGCGCACCGGCACCACCCTGACCGTGGAGGGCTACGGACAAACCGGCGGCATCCACAGCGCCATCGAGGCCAGTGCGGAACGCGCCTACGCCTCGCTCCCGCCGGACGCCGCGCACGCCGTCCCGCACGTCCTGCTCCACCTCGTACACCTCGGACACGACGGCCAGGCCACCCGCCGCCGCATCGCTTTGTCCCCCCTGACCGAACACAGCCCCCACCCCACTGCCGTTCGGGCCGTCGTCGATGCCTTCACCCGCGCCCGTCTGCTCACCGTCGACGCCGACGAAGTCACCATCGCCCACGAAGCACTGGCGGCGGCATGGCCCCGCCTCAGCCAGTGGATCAACGATGACCGCGACGGACTACGCATCCGCCAGCAGCTCACCGATGCCGCCGAGACCTGGGACACTGCCGACCGCGACCCCGACCTCCTCTACCGGGGCGCCCGCCTGGCCATCGCCGCAGACCACGCCGGACAACACCCGGGAACAGCCGGGACTCTGGGCGCCGACTTCCTGAAGGCCTCGCAGGCTCTCACCGACCACGAGCAGCGCCGCGAGCGCCGCCATGTACGACGGCTACGGCTCGCGGTCGTGGCCCTCACCGTGCTGCTCGCGGTGACGGTCACCGCGATGGTTGATGCCGTGGACCAGCGGCACCGCGCACAGGTGAGCGAAGCGCAGGCCATTAAACTCGAGGAACGAAACCGTCAGCAGACTGCCGACCTCAAGGCCCGCCTGCAGGCGGCCCAATATGAGGCTGAGATCGCGGCTGACGAGGCCGGCATCAGCGTGCACTGCGCAGCAAACGGAAGGTGCTTCACCGTAGGAGGGGGACCTGCAGAAGGAGAGGAACCCTGA
- a CDS encoding ATP-dependent DNA ligase yields the protein MTLAPPIEPMLAEARRQLPPDEALPQDWVAEQKPDGFRAILFARPGFVMLQSRQGADLTGAFPDIAAAATEPGEALVLDGELVVPHEGRLHFEELQRRARRRGRGAVQAAAERPAYLIVFDVLEAGGTELLARPYRERRAILEDLFAREVLAAPFTLCPATGDRAAALDWLDPAWGTVGIEGVLIKGGGEPYLPGRRAWIKVRSRTTSEALVGGITGTLSSPATLLLARYDAVGDLRLLARTTPLSTAQRRDLARPRPPLAQTTLLRWLGRRRTGIPPRAA from the coding sequence GTGACCCTGGCACCCCCGATCGAGCCGATGCTCGCTGAAGCCCGGCGGCAGCTGCCCCCGGACGAGGCACTGCCACAGGACTGGGTCGCGGAACAGAAGCCGGACGGCTTCCGGGCCATCCTCTTCGCACGCCCCGGATTCGTCATGCTCCAGTCCCGCCAGGGCGCGGACCTTACCGGCGCCTTCCCTGACATTGCCGCTGCGGCCACCGAGCCGGGTGAGGCGCTCGTGCTGGACGGCGAGCTCGTGGTGCCACACGAGGGGCGGCTGCACTTCGAAGAGTTGCAGCGCCGTGCTCGACGCCGAGGCCGCGGCGCCGTCCAGGCGGCGGCCGAGCGCCCCGCCTACCTGATCGTTTTCGACGTCCTGGAAGCCGGAGGCACCGAGTTGCTCGCCCGGCCGTATCGCGAGCGGCGCGCGATCTTGGAGGACCTCTTCGCCCGCGAGGTGCTCGCCGCACCGTTCACGCTGTGCCCTGCCACCGGCGACCGGGCGGCCGCGCTGGATTGGCTGGACCCGGCCTGGGGCACGGTCGGCATCGAGGGCGTCTTGATCAAGGGCGGCGGGGAGCCGTACCTGCCGGGCAGGCGTGCCTGGATCAAGGTCCGCTCCCGTACCACCTCCGAAGCACTGGTCGGCGGGATCACCGGGACGCTCTCCTCGCCGGCCACGCTGCTGCTGGCCCGCTATGACGCCGTCGGAGACCTGCGGTTGCTCGCCCGCACCACACCCCTGTCCACCGCCCAACGGCGCGACCTCGCCCGGCCCCGACCACCCCTGGCACAAACGACGCTTCTCCGCTGGCTGGGACGCCGGCGAACTGGAATACCGCCCCGTGCGGCCTGA
- a CDS encoding LacI family DNA-binding transcriptional regulator produces the protein MSPAQRHPTLADVAERAGVSPSTVSRTMRGLTSVSPDVRARVEQAARELNFAVSRQASSLVTGRTGVMAVLVPTLDSWFMGAALSSLGPLLREAGMEMTVYVVPDLAERAEFFDRLPARRNADALLVFCFDLTKEETARLDDLAMPVIYISQHVEGRPSVYVDDVAAACKATRHLINLGHRRIAFAHTVNARGFSFSSRERLVGYRQALTEAGIPLDDDLVVTTPPRDKRGTTQAVGNLLSLREPPTAIFAEQDELAASVISTLRTVQIDVPQRISVLGFDDQLMAEWLDLSTVAQSPSDLGRAAAHLALELINDPESDHGRHIVLPTHLIPRGTTAPPPAPPREQEGTDRLSEGTARTR, from the coding sequence ATGTCACCAGCTCAGCGGCACCCGACCCTGGCCGACGTAGCCGAACGGGCGGGGGTTTCCCCGTCGACCGTCTCGCGCACGATGCGCGGCCTGACCTCGGTCTCGCCCGACGTCCGGGCCCGAGTCGAGCAGGCCGCCCGCGAGCTGAACTTCGCCGTCTCCCGCCAGGCATCCAGCCTGGTCACCGGCCGCACCGGCGTCATGGCAGTGCTCGTGCCCACACTCGACTCCTGGTTCATGGGGGCGGCACTGTCCAGCCTGGGCCCGCTGCTGCGGGAGGCGGGCATGGAGATGACCGTCTACGTGGTCCCCGACCTGGCCGAGCGGGCCGAGTTCTTCGACCGCCTGCCCGCCCGGCGCAACGCCGACGCCCTCCTGGTGTTCTGCTTCGACCTCACCAAGGAGGAGACCGCTCGCCTCGACGACCTCGCCATGCCGGTCATCTACATCAGCCAGCACGTCGAAGGCCGCCCCAGCGTCTACGTCGACGACGTCGCCGCCGCCTGCAAGGCCACCCGCCACCTGATCAACCTCGGCCACCGCCGCATCGCCTTCGCCCACACCGTCAACGCCCGCGGCTTCAGCTTCAGCTCCCGCGAGCGCCTCGTCGGCTACCGGCAGGCACTCACCGAGGCGGGCATACCACTGGACGACGACCTCGTCGTCACCACCCCGCCCCGCGACAAACGCGGCACGACTCAGGCCGTCGGCAACCTGCTCAGCCTGCGCGAACCCCCCACAGCGATCTTCGCCGAACAGGACGAACTCGCCGCCTCCGTCATCTCCACCCTGCGCACCGTCCAGATCGACGTCCCCCAGCGCATCTCCGTCCTCGGCTTCGACGACCAGCTGATGGCCGAATGGCTCGACCTGTCCACCGTCGCCCAGTCGCCGTCCGACCTGGGCCGCGCTGCCGCCCATCTGGCCCTGGAACTCATCAACGACCCGGAGTCCGACCACGGCCGGCACATCGTCCTGCCCACCCACCTCATCCCCCGAGGAACCACAGCCCCGCCTCCCGCTCCCCCCAGGGAACAGGAAGGCACCGACCGGCTTTCGGAGGGCACAGCCCGCACGCGCTGA
- a CDS encoding ABC transporter substrate-binding protein: MLVAAGLVLTACGSSDDSSSSGAPKSASFSGRGPITFAAAKDSSGVVQKVIDGWNKQHPKEKVTFVQLPSDVNQQRQQMIQNAETKSDAYTVLSLDAVWTSEFAAHQWIDQLPAGQFPLDKMLKPVVETTKYRDHLYAVPQSSDGGMLYYRSDLLKKAGVSAAPTTWADMQAACAKVEKLPEAKGMSCYAGQFQKYEGLTVNFSEAVNSAGGVVTDAGGKPDVDTPAAKKGLDFLVDSFKDGTIPKEAITYQEEEGRQAFQSGKLIFLRNWPYVYSLAEKSKVAGKFAVAPLPGLTGAGSSTLGGHNVALSSFAKNKATALDFIKYFTNHDSATTFLKEGSAAPPYADLYDDQALAKQYPYLPVLKKSILNAVPRPRVVQYGDVSSAIQQEAYAALNGDKSSTQALKDLQEALQKLSAQ; this comes from the coding sequence GTGCTTGTCGCCGCCGGGCTTGTCCTGACCGCCTGCGGCTCCTCCGATGACAGCAGTTCGTCGGGGGCGCCGAAGAGCGCGTCGTTCTCGGGCCGTGGCCCGATCACGTTCGCGGCCGCCAAGGACAGCTCCGGCGTCGTCCAGAAGGTGATCGACGGCTGGAACAAGCAGCACCCGAAGGAGAAGGTCACCTTCGTCCAGCTGCCGTCGGACGTGAACCAGCAGCGTCAGCAGATGATCCAGAACGCCGAGACGAAGTCCGACGCCTACACGGTGCTCTCCCTGGATGCGGTGTGGACCTCGGAGTTCGCCGCCCACCAGTGGATCGACCAGCTGCCCGCCGGGCAGTTCCCGCTGGACAAGATGCTCAAGCCGGTGGTGGAGACGACCAAGTACCGCGACCACCTGTACGCGGTCCCGCAGTCCTCCGACGGAGGCATGCTGTACTACCGCTCCGACCTGCTGAAGAAGGCCGGCGTCAGCGCCGCGCCGACCACGTGGGCGGACATGCAGGCGGCCTGCGCCAAGGTCGAGAAGCTGCCCGAGGCCAAGGGCATGTCCTGCTACGCCGGCCAGTTCCAGAAGTACGAGGGCCTCACCGTCAACTTCTCCGAGGCCGTGAACTCCGCCGGCGGCGTCGTCACCGACGCGGGCGGCAAGCCGGACGTCGACACACCCGCGGCGAAGAAGGGCCTGGACTTCCTGGTCGACTCCTTCAAGGACGGCACCATCCCCAAGGAGGCCATCACCTACCAGGAGGAAGAAGGCCGCCAGGCGTTCCAGTCCGGCAAGCTGATCTTCCTGCGCAACTGGCCGTACGTGTACTCGCTGGCCGAGAAGAGCAAGGTCGCGGGCAAGTTCGCGGTCGCGCCGCTGCCCGGCCTGACCGGAGCCGGCTCCTCCACCCTGGGCGGCCACAATGTGGCCCTGTCCTCCTTCGCCAAGAACAAGGCCACGGCGCTGGACTTCATCAAGTACTTCACCAACCACGACAGCGCGACCACGTTCCTCAAGGAGGGCTCAGCCGCTCCGCCGTACGCGGACCTGTACGACGACCAGGCGCTGGCCAAGCAGTACCCGTACCTGCCGGTGCTGAAGAAGTCGATCCTGAACGCCGTGCCGCGCCCGAGGGTGGTCCAGTACGGCGACGTGTCCTCGGCGATCCAGCAGGAGGCGTACGCGGCCCTGAACGGCGACAAGTCCAGCACGCAGGCGCTGAAAGACCTGCAGGAAGCCCTGCAGAAGCTCTCGGCGCAGTGA
- a CDS encoding carbohydrate ABC transporter permease encodes MATRTPPETAADRPPGPASGRAGRPPAPEKARRGRKSATAGTGRMAALLVSPTLLVLTVVVLYPTIMALRESLYGTKGLDPKTGFISDTEPFVGLQNYTDIFGEAGARFWNAFWNTTFFTVVTVGLETVIGVAMALIMHKAFSGRALIRASILIPWAVPTAISGLLWRWIFNSDGIANALIGHQVLWTTEGFHAKVAVIIAEVWKTAPFIGLLVLAGLQVIPREVYEAARMDGASPVRQFWHITLPLVKPALLVAVLFRCLDALRMFDLPYLLVGAQKSSVETLSMLAQNEASNVRFGPAAAYAVVLFVYVLLIVLGFVRLLGADVVGDAGGTGRKKRRWASKGNRVEVPA; translated from the coding sequence GTGGCCACTCGGACCCCACCTGAGACGGCCGCGGACCGGCCGCCCGGACCGGCATCAGGCCGGGCCGGGCGGCCCCCCGCGCCGGAGAAAGCCCGGCGCGGCCGGAAGTCGGCCACAGCGGGTACCGGCCGGATGGCGGCCCTGCTGGTGTCCCCGACCCTGCTCGTGCTCACCGTCGTCGTGCTGTATCCGACGATCATGGCGCTGAGGGAATCGCTGTACGGGACCAAGGGTCTGGACCCGAAGACCGGCTTCATCAGCGACACCGAGCCGTTCGTCGGGCTGCAGAACTACACCGACATCTTCGGCGAGGCCGGAGCGCGATTCTGGAACGCTTTTTGGAACACCACCTTCTTCACCGTCGTCACCGTGGGGCTGGAGACGGTGATCGGTGTCGCGATGGCACTGATCATGCACAAGGCGTTCAGCGGGCGGGCCCTGATCCGTGCGAGCATCCTGATTCCCTGGGCCGTGCCCACGGCCATCTCCGGCCTGCTGTGGCGGTGGATCTTCAACAGTGACGGTATCGCCAACGCCCTGATCGGGCACCAGGTCCTGTGGACCACCGAGGGCTTCCACGCCAAGGTCGCCGTCATCATCGCCGAGGTGTGGAAGACCGCCCCCTTCATCGGGCTGCTGGTCCTGGCCGGCCTGCAGGTCATCCCGAGGGAGGTCTACGAGGCGGCCCGCATGGACGGGGCGAGCCCGGTGCGCCAGTTCTGGCACATCACCTTGCCGCTGGTGAAGCCCGCTCTGCTGGTGGCTGTGCTGTTCCGCTGTCTGGACGCGCTGCGGATGTTCGACCTGCCCTACCTCCTCGTCGGCGCGCAGAAGAGTTCGGTGGAGACCTTGTCGATGCTCGCGCAGAACGAGGCGTCCAACGTCCGCTTCGGGCCGGCCGCTGCCTATGCGGTGGTGCTCTTCGTCTACGTCCTTCTCATCGTGCTCGGTTTCGTGCGGCTGCTGGGCGCGGACGTCGTCGGCGACGCGGGCGGTACGGGCAGGAAGAAGCGCCGATGGGCCTCGAAGGGGAACCGTGTGGAGGTGCCGGCATGA